GATATTGACCAGCACGCTGACTTTGCTGAGCAATGGATTCAATCACTGACTCAGACTGAAGCCTTACTCAAGGCTGGCATCTTATCAAAGAACTTTTGGTTGAAATCTTTTTTCAAATAACTTTTGCTAACTCACTTAGCTTCGCTGCTCGCGCAACCGCTTAAACACGGAAGACAAATCATCACCCGGCATGGTCAATAGCCGTTCAAGTCGGTCAAAGGCAAAGACTTCGCCTCGATTAAGGATGAGGACCCGATGCGAAAAGGCTTCGGCGACTTCGAGAATTTGAGTTGTGTAGACCACAGTTTTGCCACGCGAGGCGGCCTCGCGCGAAAAGAGCTTCATGGCGGACATGCCCTGGGTGTCCATTCCGGAAGCAAACGGTTCATCAAGCATCAGGAGTTCAGGCTCGGCGGCCATCAACGCGGCTAAACCAACTTTGTACGCCTGTCCACGCGAGAGCGTCCCGATGCGGGATTCCGCCAGCGGCAGCAAATCCAACCCGCGCAAAATATCCACCACGCGGTCTTCAATGCCGGCATAGGTTTTTTCATAGAGTTTCAGTACCATGCCGATATGTCTGATCGGAGTCAAGTCAGGAAACAAAAACGGCATATCTGGCATAAAGGCAAACCGGCGGCGGAGATCAAGCCGGTCCCGGCGTAAGTGTTCGCCGTCAAATAAAATCTCTCCACTGGTAGGCTGCACAATTCCAGCCAGGCACTGCAGGAGCGTGGTTTTCCCGGCACCATTTAACCCCAACACGGCTACAATTTCTCCTGGCTCAATCGTGGCATTTACCTCTTTGAGTGCGTCCAGAAGAAGATATCGCTTGGAAACCTGTCGAAGAGTAATTTCCATAACCTGAATGATGAACTCTGAGTTATGAATGATGAGTTATGGGCGATGAATGTGCTCAGCAATTGCCGGTTAACCACATACCCTCTTCATAATTCATAACTCATCATTCTTCATTTTTTAACTGGTTGCCCGTCGCAATTGCGTCAGCTTCATTGGACGCTCAACCGTGTCATTTGGTGCCGGTTTTATTTCAGGCAGCTTAATTTTCATGCCTAAATCCGCGAGCATTTTCAGATCGTCTTCGGCTGACCGGCCTCTGGTGGTGAGATAGTTGCCAAGCAGCATGCCGTTGGCACCAGCCATAAAGATCCACGATTGCATATCGCGCAGGTTTACTTCGCGACCACCCATCACAAAAATATCTTTGGTGGGCATCATCAACCGATAGACGGCAATGATTTTCAGGCATTCGGTTGGGGAAAGCCGTTCGACATCCGCCAGCGGGGTGCCTGGGCGCGGGTCGAGAAAATTCATCGGGATATGGTCAACATCCAGTTCACGCAAGGTAACCGCCAGCTCAACCCGTTGTTCGCGGGTTTCACCCATGCCGAAAATTCCACCGCAACAGACATCAAATCCCAGTTTTTTAGCTGACCGCACGGTTTCAATCTGGTCGTCATAGGTATGAGTGGTGCAAATTTTATCAAAATGCGACCGCGAGGTTTCCAGATTGTGATGGACGTGCTGCATTCCAGCGTCTTTGAGAACTTGCAATGAGTTTTCAGTCAAAAGTCCCAGCGAAGCGCAGGCTTCGAGTCCTGCATCACGGACGGCTCGAACCGAATCGGCAATTTGGCCCAGGGCTTTGGGTTCATTCACGCCACGCGTGGCCGTGACGATGCTGAATTCAGTGGCGTGTGCGGCAGCGGCGGCACGGGCGTTTTCAGCCACCTGCTGAGGTGTCATCAATGGATAGCGAGAAGCTTCGCCGGAATAATGAGCCGATTGTGAACAAAACGAGCAGTTTTCAGGACAACCACCGCTTTTGGCATTCACAATCGAACACATCCGGACTTCGTTGCCTTTAAAATGTTCGCGGACACGTCCGGCGCGGGCAAATACTTCAAACAGGGCCGCGCCTTCCAGATTCATTAGATTGAGGGCTTCTTCGGCGGAAATGCCTTTCGGGTCAAATGCTTCGCAGACCATGCAAATTCTCCAAATTGTGTGGAAAGTAAAAAACAAAGGACAAAGGGGACGACTCATTGTTGGTGCTCTGTGGCTGTGAGTCAATAGAGCCGAGCGAAAGAGCGAAGACAAAGCGAGTCGCACGTCGTCAATCCAGTGCCACCTGCGTTAAGTGTTCCCAGTCACCAAAGAGAACGTGGTTGATCTTTAGGGAGCGTTAAAAAATAAGTTCCTGGGGCGAGTTCTGCCACGTCCAGGTTTTGGTTTTGCACCGCGAAGCGTTGCCGTTCGGATAGCCGGTGGTAGCTCCCAAAACCTCGCAACCACCGGCTATCCAAACGGCAGCCTTTCAGGATGCTCAATCCAAATGCCTGATTCCCAAACGAAAACGGGAAGTTGATTTTTTACAATCCCTTACCTGGAAGAATTCTTGTCTGACTCTTTGCTACTCGCTACTCACTCTGAATTGGCAGGGCCGGAGTATTTGGGGTTGGGCGGAGGCGGCGCGTGACGTCGCTGACGAAATTGCGGACCACGGTGACTTTTTTGCGCTGGGTGAGGCGACCAAGGAAGGCGTCAACCTGTTCAGCCACCACTTCAGCCGTGTAGCGGAGTGCTGTGGCAAAGGGAACGATCCGGGCAATGATGCGCAACCCGACTCGTTTGGCAATCGGAACGGCATCGCGAATGCTGTCAAAGTTATCGTCAAAACGAATGGCAACACCTTCGATCAGTGTGCCCATTCGCATCAGGTAGACCATCTGGCGTGGCATTCGGAGATGATGCAGGATCCGGGTCTTTTCAAAAAGTTCTTCAACGGCCTGCTGAACCTGACGCTGGTGGGTGCGCACCAGAAATCGAAGGTTCAAAATTGTCTCGGTGACCATCCGCAAATCATCGGTTGGGGCATCGGTGGCAACCATCCCGAGCAGGTACAGTTTGCGGGTGACTTCGTCATAGTCATTATTATTGGCTGCCAGAATTAACCCCAGAAAATCGTCGCGTGTGACCGGGTCAAATTCATCCATCATGCCGTAATCAAGCAGGATGATCTGGCCCTGACGATTAATGAGTAAGTTTCCAGGATGCGGGTCGGCATGAAAAAAACCGTGGACGAGCAACTGGGAAAAGACGATTTCAAGCAGGCTTTCGATCAACTCATTTAAATCTACACCATAAGTGCGAATGGTCTCGACCTGATCAATGCGAACCCCTTCGCAAAATTCCATCACCAGTAAATCTTCATAAATCAGTTCTGGAATCATTTCCGGGATGATCAGCCGTGGATGGCGAGGTTCCTGGGCTCGAATCCGATCAGCATTGGCGGCTTCGATTCGGAAATCAAGTTCGGCGACCACCATGCGCTTAAATTCACTGAGTAAAACTTCAAACCCTCGATACAGGTAATGCGACCCAAAGATCGGGCGAATCCAGTCCATCAAAATAGACAGGGTCGAAGTGTCAAGCAGAATGGTTTCAACCACTTGTGGCCGACGGATTTTGACCACCACGTCACGGTTTTGATATCTGGCACGGTGGACCTGTCCAATCGAAGCCGAGGCAATCGGTGTGGTTTGGAGCGATTCGAAGATGTCGGATGGAGCTTTTCCGGTATTTCGGCGGACCGTGGCTTCGACATAGTCCCAGTTGGCGGCTGGGGTTTGATCAAGGAGGCGGGAAAATTCCTGGGCGTAGAGTTTGGGAAGGAGGTCTTCGCGAACCGCCAGAATCTGGGCCAGTTTAATAAAGGCCGGGCCCAAATGGCCGAAGATATTGACCAGCCATCGTGCCCGCCGATGATGTGCGGCAAGCGAAAGATCGCGGGGCACGCCCCATTTGATAAAACGGCGATGATCTCGCAGGAAACTGATCAGAAATGGCGACAGCAAAAATGTGACATATCCAAACCGCCATCCTGATCGAAATGCCTGGGAAAAATTGTGGGTCAATCGGGTCAACGTGGAATTGGTCACCGGAAGTCGCTGCCTCGCGGAAATTGAGATTCACCGGCGACCTGAAACGGGAAATGGGGGATGATGATCTGGGACGCCGCTGGATACCGTTGCCTGGACCAGAAGACACCTGGAGGCTGGCGGTTCAGCCTCACACTGTAGCATCGAGGCGCTTGTTGTACCACTGAAGCCCGAGGGTGGCTACCGTCCACAAAAAACTGGAGGAAATAACAAACGACCAGGACAGGGTTTCAAGCGGAGCAAAAAACGCACTGACCAGACAGGCGGCGGTCAAGGCGATAAAAAACACCGTCGCCGCCGCCGTTCGAATCCACCGCAGGTGACGCAGCATGGTGATGCGGTTAATTTCAGCTTCCAGATAGTCTTCATCACTGCAGAGCCGGCCATAATAGGATGCTTCCCGGTTGGCCAATCGAGCCTGGGCGACATCGAGGGTTGAGTGGGCGGCGGTACTGTAGAAGTGGGCAACGTGGGCGAGTTTGCCGGATCGGAGGGCAATCTCAGCCATTCCGACATGGGCCCGAAACAGATTTGGGTCAAGTTCCAGGGCCCGTGCAAAGCACCGTGAAGCCCGATCATATTCCAGGCGTTCAAAATACGTCTCGCCGATACGCTCAAGCAATCGAGGTTCGTTTTGTGAAATCCGGGCGGCCAGGCGCAAACAGGCGCTTGACCGGGTGAGGAGTCGTGGGCCATCGAGGGCCGCCAGCGAACGCAGAAATCGCGCCATTTCATAGAGCAGATGCGGGTTGTTTGGTTCGCGCTGGTAGGCCACCATAAAGCAGTTCAATGCCTGCCGCATCTGGCCTGAAAGCCGTAACCCATTGGCGATGGAGCGCAAGAGCTGGGTGGGAAGTTTGGAGAGATGATCTTGTGGAAAATCAAAACTCTCGTAGCCTTCAACCCTGTCGAAATAGTAGAGCAATTCGCTGGATCGAGGATCAAGTTTATCTTCACCGACTGAGCAAAACAGAGCTTTGGCCAGTTGGGGATAGCCCGGTTCGCTTGAATTGAGCACAAATTCAGCGTTGCTGCCCAAAACCAGCGTGCGATAGCGATAGCGAATTCGGTCAGGTGGAAACCGGAGGCGGGTGGATTCAGTGGCGATCATTTCAATTTCGCCAATTGGCAAATACCAGTTTTGACCGCTGAATTGGGCCAGGACCCAGGTGATTGGCCCCGTTCGGGTGAGCGCGTTTCCATCAAAGACAATGCATTCCAGGTAGGAACAAAAATAGATGGCAGCCGTGATAACCAGACCCAACCCGCCAATCCAGTACGAAAACCGATACAGCAAGGCCAGGGACAGCAGGCCCACAATCGCAGCCGTGATCAAATAGAATCGTTGTCGAGTTCGGAGACGAAAAATCAAGTCACCCTCAAGTGGTTCACAGAAATTTTGGAATTTGATTCCCTGAACAACAAAACCGGTGCTTGACCTGCGGGCAGGTTTTTCTTCCCAACGTTGGAACAGGATCTTGAACGGTTGAAAAGAGAGTTTGTTATTCAGGTTTCAGTTATCTGGAAGATCAATAAGATCCAAAGAAAACCTAGTTTACAAAAAGAACCAACTCAACACCGTCTCGATTTTGTAAAAAATGAAGCCGTCAGGAATCTGAGGCTGAAAAAAACCAGGGCTGAAGACATTGGGCTGAGGGCTAAGGGCTGAAGAAGTCGGGCTGAAGAAGACGGGTTGCAGAATTGGTTTCATTTCATCCCTCATCCTTCATCCTTCATCCTTCATCCTTCATCCTTCATCCCTTTGATTGCCCCAAGCCCTGATTTTTTCAGCCCTGGTTCTTAGGGACCCAGAAGAAAATAAAATCCCACTGAAATCGGGTTCAGGGTTCAGGGTTCAGGGTTTCGGCGATGAGTTGACTGATCCCACTCAAGATGAAGACTGGGGAACTGGCGGGTACCACTCAACGTGGAGTATCTGGCTCTGAACCCTGAACCCTGAACCCTGGTGGTATGATATTTCCATCCGACTCCCTTAAAATTTCTTTTCAAACACAAAGGCTTTGACGATGGCCTGTTGTTCTTGTTGGAGGCGCTGGATTTCAGCCCGTGCATTCGCTTTAGCCTTCGTGAGTTC
Above is a window of Acidobacteriota bacterium DNA encoding:
- a CDS encoding ABC transporter ATP-binding protein — protein: MEITLRQVSKRYLLLDALKEVNATIEPGEIVAVLGLNGAGKTTLLQCLAGIVQPTSGEILFDGEHLRRDRLDLRRRFAFMPDMPFLFPDLTPIRHIGMVLKLYEKTYAGIEDRVVDILRGLDLLPLAESRIGTLSRGQAYKVGLAALMAAEPELLMLDEPFASGMDTQGMSAMKLFSREAASRGKTVVYTTQILEVAEAFSHRVLILNRGEVFAFDRLERLLTMPGDDLSSVFKRLREQRS
- a CDS encoding tetratricopeptide repeat protein, whose amino-acid sequence is MIFRLRTRQRFYLITAAIVGLLSLALLYRFSYWIGGLGLVITAAIYFCSYLECIVFDGNALTRTGPITWVLAQFSGQNWYLPIGEIEMIATESTRLRFPPDRIRYRYRTLVLGSNAEFVLNSSEPGYPQLAKALFCSVGEDKLDPRSSELLYYFDRVEGYESFDFPQDHLSKLPTQLLRSIANGLRLSGQMRQALNCFMVAYQREPNNPHLLYEMARFLRSLAALDGPRLLTRSSACLRLAARISQNEPRLLERIGETYFERLEYDRASRCFARALELDPNLFRAHVGMAEIALRSGKLAHVAHFYSTAAHSTLDVAQARLANREASYYGRLCSDEDYLEAEINRITMLRHLRWIRTAAATVFFIALTAACLVSAFFAPLETLSWSFVISSSFLWTVATLGLQWYNKRLDATV
- a CDS encoding AarF/ABC1/UbiB kinase family protein, which produces MTNSTLTRLTHNFSQAFRSGWRFGYVTFLLSPFLISFLRDHRRFIKWGVPRDLSLAAHHRRARWLVNIFGHLGPAFIKLAQILAVREDLLPKLYAQEFSRLLDQTPAANWDYVEATVRRNTGKAPSDIFESLQTTPIASASIGQVHRARYQNRDVVVKIRRPQVVETILLDTSTLSILMDWIRPIFGSHYLYRGFEVLLSEFKRMVVAELDFRIEAANADRIRAQEPRHPRLIIPEMIPELIYEDLLVMEFCEGVRIDQVETIRTYGVDLNELIESLLEIVFSQLLVHGFFHADPHPGNLLINRQGQIILLDYGMMDEFDPVTRDDFLGLILAANNNDYDEVTRKLYLLGMVATDAPTDDLRMVTETILNLRFLVRTHQRQVQQAVEELFEKTRILHHLRMPRQMVYLMRMGTLIEGVAIRFDDNFDSIRDAVPIAKRVGLRIIARIVPFATALRYTAEVVAEQVDAFLGRLTQRKKVTVVRNFVSDVTRRLRPTPNTPALPIQSE
- the bioB gene encoding biotin synthase BioB gives rise to the protein MVCEAFDPKGISAEEALNLMNLEGAALFEVFARAGRVREHFKGNEVRMCSIVNAKSGGCPENCSFCSQSAHYSGEASRYPLMTPQQVAENARAAAAAHATEFSIVTATRGVNEPKALGQIADSVRAVRDAGLEACASLGLLTENSLQVLKDAGMQHVHHNLETSRSHFDKICTTHTYDDQIETVRSAKKLGFDVCCGGIFGMGETREQRVELAVTLRELDVDHIPMNFLDPRPGTPLADVERLSPTECLKIIAVYRLMMPTKDIFVMGGREVNLRDMQSWIFMAGANGMLLGNYLTTRGRSAEDDLKMLADLGMKIKLPEIKPAPNDTVERPMKLTQLRRATS